Proteins encoded within one genomic window of Oncorhynchus mykiss isolate Arlee chromosome 27, USDA_OmykA_1.1, whole genome shotgun sequence:
- the LOC110507825 gene encoding protein NPAT isoform X2: MLLPSDIARLVLGYMQQEGLCSTSQAFIRESPNLKEYAEHSSDDATIPACVFSLFGKNLTTILNEYVAVKAKETIEETQIPVMMTSLWKKLDFTLNQIKSMQNSPAIIQNQRLRTRNGIVNLRGRQRALSSTQSPSSGFLSSSAQGIATPVCYSSQQTRPSPICGTQPQIQDGGRLLINVNRESPLQITVPDNRLTTGPLSPGRRKWRRGGGSSGSGGTGRANMAASSLTAEPQSEEAVTENFPRMLIQNARERILNDKSLQEKLAENINKILASDVSPQALKASCSTMEPDQSIDEILGLQGEIHMSNDVIQDILEQTESDPAFQALFDLFDYGKSKTSEDTEQGAGNVSNTITENGETETRCIDGSPETGDPGTGPENSTCEQENRVTKSSQEPKSKKTRKSAPPVSSTSKATPGPSSRGLRRGAISTTPGPSSRGLRRGTSSTNPGLSSRGLRRGASSTTPEPSSKGVRRGDIATRPSARIDQLTAAVSSAAKDSDRVDSGSIFYPDVSGVDIDKSLNTPLDSIAPPDVFEPVRQESGTIRPASACNTPSSETRTVSAVKNILGNENTVGADGRQVMDNQASLLNSSPSLFNSMPMLDQSNKAPIQASNLPHRNINPPSSVGISQPLPQTIHSMAVPSTVTTTPAAPTFIPNPNPTGKEVDPSKIVALKIIISDEQEEPSSDSALNQAVSSITGDRIPTIFLSSPTKSPAKAPALSGAPMAQEETVQAVSSLQRTEVLLPAETNPLSEKAGDVTALAGTSSSLTQPGYYIQLPFDSATSTNSYILVTDTTATDPQSNKVILPSGAPQVQTVPPTSYTLATPPCYSPVQPMLQSMVVPVSVVGQNNATQFSVVPNQLIAMPSPASAKQPAAVNTDPKLAPKDTTVSGKTGASGSNIATKQVHPQSSESTGQQKVAVGLSPSHRRMLCFDGSAGETSTSKATVTAVSPVQQVEKEIPKSASAILGSSRPKRRIETVRCTDSTQTSWTGTETEKSSTVQKQKEGVKKTPSKRDADQNARGQSASTSRSQSAGSSRTDASQSESRKRSQSADKKDDGGAGPKDAQSPRSSSSDHRLRSGSRKEKDTYRQEPTEKSPAKEPEGQTEKRTSSQDPPHVTANKENELEGGRREQQPTPAPRAFSPAPQTPVPQACSSKFPSKTSPLTKQAAEMLHNIQGLNPPSSPPKKPGMGCLELPLPRTPGRLQESLYCPRTPARQKLDRNGEGTPRHLVPPTTPDLPSCSPASEAGSENSINMAAHTLMILSRAAIARTGTPLKDSLRQEGAGLVTPVAFKSKKRKQPEPLASPPAKNDISGSSSSKKKAKKQQKLMDSFPDDLDVDKFLSSLHYDE, translated from the exons gataCATGCAACAAGAGGGACTGTGTTCTACGAGCCAGGCATTCATTCGTGAAAGCCCCAATTTGAAGGAGTACGCAGAACACAGCTCAGATGATGCAACTATTCCTGCTTGTGTGTTT TCCCTCTTTGGGAAAAACCTGACAACTATTTTGAATGAGTATGTTGCTGTCAAAGCTAAAG AGACGATTGAAGAGACTCAGATACCTGTCATGATGACATCATTGTGGAAAAAGCTTGATTTCACACTCAATCAAATCAA GTCTATGCAAAACTCCCCAGCTATTATCCAGAATCAAAGAC TCCGCACACGTAATGGGATCGTGAACTTGAGGGGGCGACAGAGAGCCTTGTCATCAACGCAGTCCCCCAGCTCTGGGTTTCTGTCATCGTCGGCCCAGGGCATCGCCACCCCAGTCTGCTACAGCTCCCAGCAGACCAGACCCTCCCCCATCTGCGGCACACAGCCCCAGATCCAAGATGGAGGACGTCTGCTCATTAATGTGAACC GGGAGTCACCTTTGCAAATAACGGTTCCAGACAACCGGTTAACCACAGGACCATTATCCCCAGGGCGTCGGAAATG gaggagaggtgggggttCCAGTGGATCCGGTGGGACTGGAAGAGCCAACATGGCGGCCAGTAGCCTGACAGCAGAGCCCCAGAGTGAAGAGGCAGTCACAGAGAATTTCCCT CGAATGTTGATACAAAATGCAAGAGAGAGGATTCTAAATGACAAGTCCTTACAAGAGAAGCTTGCTGAAAACATCAACAAAATTCTAGCAAG TGATGTCAGTCCTCAGGCTTTAAAGGCATCATGCAGCACCATGGAGCCTGACCAGTCAATAGATGAAATTCTGGGCCTGCAG GGGGAGATTCATATGTCTAATGATGTTATACAAGACATCTTGGAGCAGACAGAGTCCGACCCAGCCTTCCAGGctctctttgacctctttgattACG GCAAAAGCAAAACCAGTGAGGATACTGAACAAGGAGCTGGGAACGTGAGCAATACCATCACAGAGAATGGTGAGACTGAGACTAGATGTATTGACGGCTCTCCTGAGACTGGAGACCCAG GCACTGGGCCTGAAAACTCGACATGTGAACAAGAAAATAGAGTAACAAAGTCCAGTCAAGAGCCCAAGAGTAAGAAAACAAGGAAATCTGCACCTCCTGTTTCAAGCACTTCAAAGGCAACTCCTGGACCCAGTAGCAGAGGGTTGAGAAGGGGAGCTATCTCAACAACTCCTGGACCCAGTAGCAGAGGGTTGAGAAGGGGAACTAGCTCAACAAATCCTGGACTCAGTAGCAGAGGGTTGAGAAGGGGAGCTAGCTCAACAACTCCTGAACCCAGTAGCAAAGGGGTGAGAAGGGGAGATATTGCAACTCGACCCTCAGCACGTATTGATCAACTTACCGCCGCTGTTTCTTCTGCCGCAAAGGACTCTGATAGAGTTGACTCAGGCTCCATCTTTTATCCGGATGTATCAGGCGTGGATATAGACAAATCTCTCAATACCCCCCTTGACAGTATAGCTCCGCCAGATGTCTTTGAGCCAGTCAGACAGGAGAGTGGAACAATTCGTCCGGCGTCAGCATGCAACACACCTTCATCTGAAACCAGGACGGTCTCTGCTGTGAAAAACATATTAGGCAATGAGAACACAGTGGGGGCTGATGGCAGACAAGTGATGGATAACCAAGCTTCACTTCTTAACTCTTCACCTTCCCTGTTCAATTCCATGCCAATGCTGGATCAGTCAAACAAGGCTCCCATACAGGCCTCTAACCTGCCTCATAGGAATATTAACCCTCCCAGCAGTGTAGGAATTTCACAACCTCTACCACAGACCATACACTCTATGGCTGTCCCCTCAACAGTTACAACAACTCCTGCTGCCCCAACCTTCATCCCAAACCCCAACCCTACAGGCAAGGAAGTAGACCCCAGTAAGATTGTGGCCCTGAAGATCATAATCAGCGATGAGCAGGAGGAGCCCTCCAGTGACTCTGCCCTGAACCAGGCTGTGTCCAGCATCACTGGGGACAGGATCCCcaccatcttcctctcctctcccaccaagTCACCTGCTAAGGCCCCGGCCCTCAGTGGAGCCCCAATGGCTCAGGAGGAGACTGTGCAGGCGGTGAGCAGCTTACAGAGGACAGAAGTCCTCCTGCCAGCAGAGACCAATCCTCTTAGTGAGAAAGCAGGGGATGTGACAGCATTAGCAGGGACGTCATCTTCGTTGACACAGCCTGGCTACTACATTCAGCTGCCCTTTGATTCAGCCACATCCACCAACAGCTACATCTTAGTGACAGACACAACAGCTACAGACCCCCAGTCCAACAAGGTGATATTACCCAGTGGCGCCCCTCAGGTACAGACTGTACCCCCTACCTCATATACTCTGGCTACTCCACCCTGCTATTCTCCTG TTCAGCCCATGCTGCAAAGCATGGTGGTTCCTGTATCTGTTGTTGGGCAGAACAATGCAACACAGTTCTCAGTAGTTCCTAATCAG TTGATAGCCATGCCTAGCCCTGCTTCAGCAAAGCAGCCAGCAGCAGTGAATACCGACCCTAAACTGGCTCCCAAGGACACCACAGTCTCAG GAAAAACGGGAGCTTCTGGATCGAATATAGCTACAAAGCAGGTCCACCCGCAATCCTCTGAAAGCACAGGGCAGCAGAAGGTAGCAGTTGGCTTGAGTCCCAGCCATAGGAGGATGCTTTGCTTTGATGGGTCTGCTGGTGAAACTTCCACCTCCAAAGCTACAGTTACTGCTGTATCGCCTGTCCAACAGGTGGAGAAAGAGATACCTAAATCTGCCTCTGCTATCTTGGGGAGCAGCAGGCCAAAAAGGAGAATAGAGACTGTAAGATGTACAGACAGCACTCAGACATCATGGAccggaacagagacagagaaatccTCCACTGTCCAAAAGCAGAAAGAAGGTGTGAAAAAGACCCCTTCAAAGAGGGACGCAGATCAGAATGCAAGAGGTCAAAGTGCAAGTACCAGTAGATCTCAGAGTGCTGGTAGCAGTAGGACTGATGCCTCACAGTCAGAGTCCAGGAAGAGATCTCAATCAGCAGACAAGAAGGATGATGGTGGAGCAGGACCTAAGGATGCCCAGAGCCCCAGGTCCTCTTCCTCTGATCACAGACTGAGATCAGGGAGCAGGAAAGAGAAAGACACATATAGACAAGAGCCTACTGAGAAATCTCCTGCCAAGGAGccggagggacagacagagaaaaggaCATCTTCTCAGGATCCCCCTCATGTCACTGCCAATAAGGAGAATGAGCTGGAGGGGGGAAGGCGAGAGCAGCAGCCCACACCAGCACCAAGAGCATTCAGCCCGGCCCCACAAACCCCTGTCCCCCAGGCTTGCTCCAGCAAATTCCCCTCCAAGACCAGCCCACTGACCAAGCAGGCAGCTGAAATGCTCCACAACATCCAGGGTCTaaaccctccctcctcccctcctaagAAGCCTGGCATGGGCTGTCTGGAGCTGCCTCTTCCTCGGACCCCTGGCCGTCTCCAGGAGTCTCTATACTGCCCCAGGACCCCTGCACGTCAGAAGCTAGACAGAAATGGAGAGGGCACCCCCAGGCACCTGGTCCCTCCCACCACCCCGGACCTTCCCTCCTGCAGCCCAGCCAGCGAAGCAGGGAGTGAAAACAGCATCAACATGGCGGCTCACACACTGATGATCCTATCCCGAGCCGCCATTGCCAGGACAGGCACCCCACTGAAAGACAGTTTGCGCCAGGAGGGGGCTGGATTAGTGACCCCTGTAGCCTTCAAGAGCAAGAAGCGCAAGCAGCCTGAGCCCCTGGCCAGCCCGCCAGCAAAGAATGATATCTCAGGTTCATCTAGCAGTAAGAAGAAAGCAAAG AAACAGCAGAAACTAATGGATTCCTTCCCCGATGACTTGGATGTGGATAAGTTCCTGTCTTCACTGCATTATGATGAGTGA
- the LOC110507825 gene encoding protein NPAT isoform X1 — protein MLLPSDIARLVLGYMQQEGLCSTSQAFIRESPNLKEYAEHSSDDATIPACVFSLFGKNLTTILNEYVAVKAKETIEETQIPVMMTSLWKKLDFTLNQIKSMQNSPAIIQNQRLRTRNGIVNLRGRQRALSSTQSPSSGFLSSSAQGIATPVCYSSQQTRPSPICGTQPQIQDGGRLLINVNRESPLQITVPDNRLTTGPLSPGRRKCDSPRRRGGGSSGSGGTGRANMAASSLTAEPQSEEAVTENFPRMLIQNARERILNDKSLQEKLAENINKILASDVSPQALKASCSTMEPDQSIDEILGLQGEIHMSNDVIQDILEQTESDPAFQALFDLFDYGKSKTSEDTEQGAGNVSNTITENGETETRCIDGSPETGDPGTGPENSTCEQENRVTKSSQEPKSKKTRKSAPPVSSTSKATPGPSSRGLRRGAISTTPGPSSRGLRRGTSSTNPGLSSRGLRRGASSTTPEPSSKGVRRGDIATRPSARIDQLTAAVSSAAKDSDRVDSGSIFYPDVSGVDIDKSLNTPLDSIAPPDVFEPVRQESGTIRPASACNTPSSETRTVSAVKNILGNENTVGADGRQVMDNQASLLNSSPSLFNSMPMLDQSNKAPIQASNLPHRNINPPSSVGISQPLPQTIHSMAVPSTVTTTPAAPTFIPNPNPTGKEVDPSKIVALKIIISDEQEEPSSDSALNQAVSSITGDRIPTIFLSSPTKSPAKAPALSGAPMAQEETVQAVSSLQRTEVLLPAETNPLSEKAGDVTALAGTSSSLTQPGYYIQLPFDSATSTNSYILVTDTTATDPQSNKVILPSGAPQVQTVPPTSYTLATPPCYSPVQPMLQSMVVPVSVVGQNNATQFSVVPNQLIAMPSPASAKQPAAVNTDPKLAPKDTTVSGKTGASGSNIATKQVHPQSSESTGQQKVAVGLSPSHRRMLCFDGSAGETSTSKATVTAVSPVQQVEKEIPKSASAILGSSRPKRRIETVRCTDSTQTSWTGTETEKSSTVQKQKEGVKKTPSKRDADQNARGQSASTSRSQSAGSSRTDASQSESRKRSQSADKKDDGGAGPKDAQSPRSSSSDHRLRSGSRKEKDTYRQEPTEKSPAKEPEGQTEKRTSSQDPPHVTANKENELEGGRREQQPTPAPRAFSPAPQTPVPQACSSKFPSKTSPLTKQAAEMLHNIQGLNPPSSPPKKPGMGCLELPLPRTPGRLQESLYCPRTPARQKLDRNGEGTPRHLVPPTTPDLPSCSPASEAGSENSINMAAHTLMILSRAAIARTGTPLKDSLRQEGAGLVTPVAFKSKKRKQPEPLASPPAKNDISGSSSSKKKAKKQQKLMDSFPDDLDVDKFLSSLHYDE, from the exons gataCATGCAACAAGAGGGACTGTGTTCTACGAGCCAGGCATTCATTCGTGAAAGCCCCAATTTGAAGGAGTACGCAGAACACAGCTCAGATGATGCAACTATTCCTGCTTGTGTGTTT TCCCTCTTTGGGAAAAACCTGACAACTATTTTGAATGAGTATGTTGCTGTCAAAGCTAAAG AGACGATTGAAGAGACTCAGATACCTGTCATGATGACATCATTGTGGAAAAAGCTTGATTTCACACTCAATCAAATCAA GTCTATGCAAAACTCCCCAGCTATTATCCAGAATCAAAGAC TCCGCACACGTAATGGGATCGTGAACTTGAGGGGGCGACAGAGAGCCTTGTCATCAACGCAGTCCCCCAGCTCTGGGTTTCTGTCATCGTCGGCCCAGGGCATCGCCACCCCAGTCTGCTACAGCTCCCAGCAGACCAGACCCTCCCCCATCTGCGGCACACAGCCCCAGATCCAAGATGGAGGACGTCTGCTCATTAATGTGAACC GGGAGTCACCTTTGCAAATAACGGTTCCAGACAACCGGTTAACCACAGGACCATTATCCCCAGGGCGTCGGAAATG TGACTCCCccaggaggagaggtgggggttCCAGTGGATCCGGTGGGACTGGAAGAGCCAACATGGCGGCCAGTAGCCTGACAGCAGAGCCCCAGAGTGAAGAGGCAGTCACAGAGAATTTCCCT CGAATGTTGATACAAAATGCAAGAGAGAGGATTCTAAATGACAAGTCCTTACAAGAGAAGCTTGCTGAAAACATCAACAAAATTCTAGCAAG TGATGTCAGTCCTCAGGCTTTAAAGGCATCATGCAGCACCATGGAGCCTGACCAGTCAATAGATGAAATTCTGGGCCTGCAG GGGGAGATTCATATGTCTAATGATGTTATACAAGACATCTTGGAGCAGACAGAGTCCGACCCAGCCTTCCAGGctctctttgacctctttgattACG GCAAAAGCAAAACCAGTGAGGATACTGAACAAGGAGCTGGGAACGTGAGCAATACCATCACAGAGAATGGTGAGACTGAGACTAGATGTATTGACGGCTCTCCTGAGACTGGAGACCCAG GCACTGGGCCTGAAAACTCGACATGTGAACAAGAAAATAGAGTAACAAAGTCCAGTCAAGAGCCCAAGAGTAAGAAAACAAGGAAATCTGCACCTCCTGTTTCAAGCACTTCAAAGGCAACTCCTGGACCCAGTAGCAGAGGGTTGAGAAGGGGAGCTATCTCAACAACTCCTGGACCCAGTAGCAGAGGGTTGAGAAGGGGAACTAGCTCAACAAATCCTGGACTCAGTAGCAGAGGGTTGAGAAGGGGAGCTAGCTCAACAACTCCTGAACCCAGTAGCAAAGGGGTGAGAAGGGGAGATATTGCAACTCGACCCTCAGCACGTATTGATCAACTTACCGCCGCTGTTTCTTCTGCCGCAAAGGACTCTGATAGAGTTGACTCAGGCTCCATCTTTTATCCGGATGTATCAGGCGTGGATATAGACAAATCTCTCAATACCCCCCTTGACAGTATAGCTCCGCCAGATGTCTTTGAGCCAGTCAGACAGGAGAGTGGAACAATTCGTCCGGCGTCAGCATGCAACACACCTTCATCTGAAACCAGGACGGTCTCTGCTGTGAAAAACATATTAGGCAATGAGAACACAGTGGGGGCTGATGGCAGACAAGTGATGGATAACCAAGCTTCACTTCTTAACTCTTCACCTTCCCTGTTCAATTCCATGCCAATGCTGGATCAGTCAAACAAGGCTCCCATACAGGCCTCTAACCTGCCTCATAGGAATATTAACCCTCCCAGCAGTGTAGGAATTTCACAACCTCTACCACAGACCATACACTCTATGGCTGTCCCCTCAACAGTTACAACAACTCCTGCTGCCCCAACCTTCATCCCAAACCCCAACCCTACAGGCAAGGAAGTAGACCCCAGTAAGATTGTGGCCCTGAAGATCATAATCAGCGATGAGCAGGAGGAGCCCTCCAGTGACTCTGCCCTGAACCAGGCTGTGTCCAGCATCACTGGGGACAGGATCCCcaccatcttcctctcctctcccaccaagTCACCTGCTAAGGCCCCGGCCCTCAGTGGAGCCCCAATGGCTCAGGAGGAGACTGTGCAGGCGGTGAGCAGCTTACAGAGGACAGAAGTCCTCCTGCCAGCAGAGACCAATCCTCTTAGTGAGAAAGCAGGGGATGTGACAGCATTAGCAGGGACGTCATCTTCGTTGACACAGCCTGGCTACTACATTCAGCTGCCCTTTGATTCAGCCACATCCACCAACAGCTACATCTTAGTGACAGACACAACAGCTACAGACCCCCAGTCCAACAAGGTGATATTACCCAGTGGCGCCCCTCAGGTACAGACTGTACCCCCTACCTCATATACTCTGGCTACTCCACCCTGCTATTCTCCTG TTCAGCCCATGCTGCAAAGCATGGTGGTTCCTGTATCTGTTGTTGGGCAGAACAATGCAACACAGTTCTCAGTAGTTCCTAATCAG TTGATAGCCATGCCTAGCCCTGCTTCAGCAAAGCAGCCAGCAGCAGTGAATACCGACCCTAAACTGGCTCCCAAGGACACCACAGTCTCAG GAAAAACGGGAGCTTCTGGATCGAATATAGCTACAAAGCAGGTCCACCCGCAATCCTCTGAAAGCACAGGGCAGCAGAAGGTAGCAGTTGGCTTGAGTCCCAGCCATAGGAGGATGCTTTGCTTTGATGGGTCTGCTGGTGAAACTTCCACCTCCAAAGCTACAGTTACTGCTGTATCGCCTGTCCAACAGGTGGAGAAAGAGATACCTAAATCTGCCTCTGCTATCTTGGGGAGCAGCAGGCCAAAAAGGAGAATAGAGACTGTAAGATGTACAGACAGCACTCAGACATCATGGAccggaacagagacagagaaatccTCCACTGTCCAAAAGCAGAAAGAAGGTGTGAAAAAGACCCCTTCAAAGAGGGACGCAGATCAGAATGCAAGAGGTCAAAGTGCAAGTACCAGTAGATCTCAGAGTGCTGGTAGCAGTAGGACTGATGCCTCACAGTCAGAGTCCAGGAAGAGATCTCAATCAGCAGACAAGAAGGATGATGGTGGAGCAGGACCTAAGGATGCCCAGAGCCCCAGGTCCTCTTCCTCTGATCACAGACTGAGATCAGGGAGCAGGAAAGAGAAAGACACATATAGACAAGAGCCTACTGAGAAATCTCCTGCCAAGGAGccggagggacagacagagaaaaggaCATCTTCTCAGGATCCCCCTCATGTCACTGCCAATAAGGAGAATGAGCTGGAGGGGGGAAGGCGAGAGCAGCAGCCCACACCAGCACCAAGAGCATTCAGCCCGGCCCCACAAACCCCTGTCCCCCAGGCTTGCTCCAGCAAATTCCCCTCCAAGACCAGCCCACTGACCAAGCAGGCAGCTGAAATGCTCCACAACATCCAGGGTCTaaaccctccctcctcccctcctaagAAGCCTGGCATGGGCTGTCTGGAGCTGCCTCTTCCTCGGACCCCTGGCCGTCTCCAGGAGTCTCTATACTGCCCCAGGACCCCTGCACGTCAGAAGCTAGACAGAAATGGAGAGGGCACCCCCAGGCACCTGGTCCCTCCCACCACCCCGGACCTTCCCTCCTGCAGCCCAGCCAGCGAAGCAGGGAGTGAAAACAGCATCAACATGGCGGCTCACACACTGATGATCCTATCCCGAGCCGCCATTGCCAGGACAGGCACCCCACTGAAAGACAGTTTGCGCCAGGAGGGGGCTGGATTAGTGACCCCTGTAGCCTTCAAGAGCAAGAAGCGCAAGCAGCCTGAGCCCCTGGCCAGCCCGCCAGCAAAGAATGATATCTCAGGTTCATCTAGCAGTAAGAAGAAAGCAAAG AAACAGCAGAAACTAATGGATTCCTTCCCCGATGACTTGGATGTGGATAAGTTCCTGTCTTCACTGCATTATGATGAGTGA